The genome window ACGAATAAAAAGGTTATATATGGATGGAAAAACTCTTACATTTCTTGCAACAAATTCAGGATAGTTGTCCTGAAGTAGCCCGACGACCTGCTTTGTAGCAAGCCGAAGCTCCTTCTTAGAGGGGCCAGGCATGTCCTTGAGATCATTGACTAAGAGTATGGAGGACACCCCACCAGGCTTAAAGTCAAGCTTCTGAATCGCTTTCTCCATTAGTTGAACCCTCCTCCTTATAAACATTTCACGGCTCTCTTCATTCCCTAGCATCTTGTTGTATACCTCTTCATTCCCAAGCAGCTTAAAGTTGCTGTAACAAACCGGATGCCCTTCACGACTGGCACCATCCATACGCTCTATGGAACCAAGATCATCACCGAAGTCCTCATCCAAGATCGAATCGACATTGTTGTCCTTCCTCCACTGGAGTGTATTCCTCAACATCTCGAAAGCATCGTTGACTTCGAAATCCCTAGCCGTCAAGAACTTCAATAGTATGACATCAGTGGCACTATCCCCTTTACTAGGCAATAAGGGTACCCTCCAAATTGCAATATCCTCATCTATGACGTCAACCTTTCGTTCCTGATTAGTAGCCACAttgttcttctctttttgGCCTTCTTCAGCCTTTCTATCCTTttcctcatcttcttgtttGGAAGGTTTATTCTCTTTactatcttcttctttcccttcTTTCACTACCAACTTTTCTTCTACCAATGCTTTTGCAACTTCGATCTCTTCTACTTTCTTTGAgctttccttctctttctcaatttctttcacaaaattttcttctcccttcccttcatttgttttctccttctctccACCTTCCTTCTCTaatgtcttttctttttcttcaatttcttctacCTTCTTGGaagtttctttctctttctcagcTTCTTTCACACcgttttcttctcctttcctCCCATTTTCTCCACCTTCCTTCTCCAATATCTTTTCCTTCTCATTCCCTACTACTCGATCCTTGTTTCCCTTAAACAACTTGTTCCCGAGTATTGCGTTTTCAACCTTTGATCTCAGCTCCACCAAAGCCCTTTTCTCATGCTCTTTCAAGTCATAGAGGAAGTTGCTTTTTTCCCTGAATGATGAATTTTTCTCAATTATAGTAGATTCTGAAGAAGCATCCCCTCTTTCAACCTGATCattgttcttcttctcttccaaAACCGCCTCCGCCGCTTCACCTTCTTTTCTCTTATCCTCCGCCATAACATCCCTTGTGTCAGCATCAGTCCCCTTCTTCTCCTCCACCAACATCTTTCCAATTACACCCTCATCTTTTTTAGGTTCACCAGCTTCCCCTGCATTTTTCCCATCCTTTGTTTCAATACCCCTGTCTTGGACATCCTTGGATGGatttttctcttgttcatCAGAATGAGGAACTACTTTTTCCATGGCTAAACTTTTCTCAACTTTAGCTGATTCGGAGATACCGCCTTTTTCAACCTCGTTATTCTTGTTCTCTATTTcagcttcttttttcttatccTCCACCACAATCACCTTTGTTTCAccttcattcttcttcttctcctccaaaATTACCTCTTCAAACACAGCCTCATTCTTTTTAGGTTCATCAATTTCTGCTGCATTTTTCACCTCCTTTGCTTCACTACCTTTGTCTTGGATATCCTTGGATggtttcttctcttcttcctcagaaTGGGTGACTTTATTCTCCTTATGGGGAGCTTCTGACTTCTCTCCTGTTGCCATGGTTGAAGTTAACCAGATAGAGAATTTAGAGCTTTCCGTTTGAGATTTTCATGTAGAAttcaaaagatgaaaataaaatataatcgAGAAAGCATTAATCTAGAGAAGATGAACCAAGACCTTACACTCATACCCTGTTTTTCTCCCCTGTTTTCTCTGCTTCTATATTTGGTGGTAAGTGAAACGGTTCCAAACGAGGGTTTGAAATTTCTTGGAGCAAAAGTAACGTTGTTAGATTGACCTTAAGACAAACATGTCAAATTATCTAGTGAGAGAGCAATATTTGAGGCGGAGCCAAAGCCaagcttgaaaaaaataaaaaataaaaaataaaaaagatatcATACAGAAAATTTCATAATCAAAGTTAGTGTTGCCCCTTCCGCCTAATTTAAGATCATAAATCCATTTATAATTACGTTCTACATTTTGGCCtccaaaaatccaaaaattctAACTCTGCCTATTCGTGTAGTGACGTTTTATAGATAGTAAAAgaatttcatttgtttggtttggattTTTTCACTGGGGAACAGTTGTGGCTTATTACAAATATAGATGACGTATTGTAAGATAACAAATTCTTCTAGGAAAACAAAGGGGGAAAAGCCTCTACTTCTATAAAGATTCACAAAATATgatattaattaatcaatgaaTCTAAAAAACGAAAATAAATTGACAAGTTTGTCGTACCAAATATCAGTCATCACTCGCGCTCTCTCATTATTCATTAATCATTTTTTCAGGTTTTGATTCaaaggtatatatatacatgttttTTAAGTAATGCTAGAGAGaccatatatttttataccacaaTAACCAACCAACCATGTGATATGTAAGGGTTGATGTCTTGATTAAATATTGgtcataatttacaaaatcAATTGCTAACAATATGCAATCGGCTAATATAAGGTCTAAAAATGTGATTTTTCGTATGTTTCCTTGCATGCATAAATAACTTAAACAAGTCAAAGAtataggaaaaataaaaaagcaaaatctAGGAGTTTAATTAAGAGGGGGCATGCAGACTTGCAGCCACACCAAGCTGGCCATATGTATAGCGGTTTTTAGTTACAGTTATAGATAAGCTCAAAACCCTAGAGATTTTCCCGCGGGTTGTTATTTGGTAATAACCGTTCCAAACCTCAACTCCCCCATTTTTCTCAACCCacaaaccctctctctctctttctctcccgcAAGCCATGCAGTCAGGATTAGGTCGGTTATTGTAAGTTTTgcagttaattaattattattaatcaatttaatttcagGTCTTATTTAGGTCTGCTTCTGTCTTCTCTTGTACAGCATCTTATcaggtactctctctctctctctctctctctctctcacacacacacatttcTAGCTAGTTTACTTTAAATCTTTTCAAGAATCTAGCCTACTTTGCCGTAGCTTGTACATGAACTTTAACACCTTTTTTCGCATGCAtgtctattttattttgtgctaGCTGTTCATTCTCTataatctttgttttcttaCAAGTTCTATTATTTTCAGGTTTTAATTTAGCACACACATTCCATGGCCTTGAGTTCATTTTCGAACCCGGAAATGGTACCACCTCAGTCTTTTGGCTCAGAGATGACGAACTTTTTCCAGCCAAATATAGAAGCAGAGCTATTAGCAGCAGAAGAGCTTCTCAAATATTACCAACTAGACTACAATCGTTCCATCCTTCCCAACAACTTATTTCTTGATGATCATCCATGCCATGACCTCTACAATCTTGTCAACCTCGAAAACTATCATCTTGACACTACCAGTGAtgatcatcttcttcttccacatCTCACTACCCCAGACATGTTTCCACAACTTGATTTCTATTCGCACCCGTACCCGAAACgtcaaaaatgcttccaagATTTCGTTTACCCGGAGTTCACACCCGCAACTTTCTATAATGCGTTTCCTCCAGATTCTTGTCCCTTGCCCGAGTTGCTTCCGGCACCTGGGGTCTTTGCTACTCCATTGCTCACATTTAATCAGCATCTGGAGGAGACAGTCACTGCTAGCAACAAGTCAAAAGTTAATGACTATGAGATTGGTTTTACTGCTAAGAAGAAAGTGGAAGAAAAATGCGTATCTGCGCAGAGTATTGCGGCTAGAGAAAGGAGGAGGAAGATCACAGAGAAGACTCAAGAGCTAGGGAAGCTTGTTCCTGGAGGAAGCAAGATGAACACAGCTGAGATGCTCACTGCTGCTTACAACTTTGTCAAGTACTTGCGGGCTCAAGTTGGCATTCTTGAATTCATGGGGTCATTTCAGGTATTTTGCTCAGTTTCCCTCTAAATTTTACTTCCGccattgaaaaaataaaaaagatttgaTGGTTTTTTCTGTCTaattctctttgtttttactttttctcaTTCTATTTTTGTAGGGTTTTTATGCCAATCCTCTTTTGTTATACATGCAGGAATTGAAGGGAGCTCCTCCTGCTGAAGAGCTGCAAGTAGTTGCATTTCCTATTATTCAAGAGAAGCTATATTTGAAGAACAATTGCTTGGTTCCGGAGAAGTTTGTGGAGATATTAGCAAAACACTTTGATGCTCAATCAAAACCTTCGCTCTCCAACAATCTCCACCAGCTGCTCACATCTAGTGGTTGAcaagattttattttcatgtaaatataatttttctcTTCAGGATcgcatttttttattttcgcTTCGGTGCTCTTGTATGTAAGATTCTTTTCATTTGACTTGAAAATGCGGTGGTTTAGTTTCTCTTCTATAACATCCTCGGAAAACATTTACTAAAAAAACACGACGTTTATCGGCAAAGCGTGTCAATTTATTCCCtgcttaatttattttatcatgGATCAATAATAAAACACAGAAAGCCTTAAACCTCTTCCAATCTGCTGCTTTGATTCATGTGCCACATAAGATCCTCAACAGGATTCAAACTGGGGAGGGGCGTAGAGGTTGCGATTTTTAACAACGAAAACACAGGTTGGTATTCAATAACATGACTTATAACAAGATTTTTTAAACTTAGATACAACCTCTTTTGTCATAATATGAGTAAGCAACCCGAGGTTGCTCATGGTGCCAACAAGCTTCCAGCAATACCACTGGATTTAAACACTTTACGAAGAAGTGTCGATGGGTGTGTCGGACTGCGCTCCCCATTCAGTCCAAGATCCATCATAGACTGCTACTTCAGGCTTACCAAGTCGATGAAGACCCTGGATGAGACCACATGAATATGTATGAACAAAAGAGTTccgaatttttttaaaacaaaaattcatgaatACAGGCTTAGCATTATAGCAGCATGGATGCTACAGCCATATGCTACCAATCTGCATCTCTCTAGCTTTATTGTGTCTAAGAAAATCAGAAATGTGTAgcaccaaacccaaaaaatcacAAAGCCTATCCTTTCATTCAAAGGACTAGTATAAGGGATTAATCTTGATCCAAGATTAAAACATTCACATTAGTCATGATTTAAAACACACATTTTTTACTGTTTTTTAATCCTGAAATCTAACATCAGACAATTTACAATTATGTCCTTTTCATCTTACTAACATATAAATACTCACACACCCGCACATATATGTCTTTGTGTGTACTTCTGGCGAGAGATAATTACCAGTGCAAGAATGCAAGCAGTTACACCAGTCCCACATGAAGTAACAATAGGGCTTTCCAAAGagatgcctgcagcatgatgTTAGGATCATTAATAACTAATGATATTCAGATACCTTGTGACCAATTACAATATGCTACTACAGAAATATAATCCACaatttctgaaagaaaaaaaaaacagtataTATGTAAGAGGCGGGCGGCGGGAAGGAAACCATGACTTTTGTTGATCATTATATTATGTCTTAGTGGAAAAATAGGTTCTAGAATGGGAGTCGGGAAGTACTTACTAtctatttgttttcttattacATTTATCCAAAACCTCATTGTAAACAGCAAAAATGGATTAATCCTATAACAAGAATGATCAGGTACAATGGTTTATAGAACTAAGTAGAAATGTACTAAAGtttttgagatttttaatgggaaatcataataaaaacaaaaaataattcttaCCTGCTTCATCAAATCTGTTTTTCAACTTATCTGCTGGTAAGAGTGTTAGTGAAGAATCCAACAACTgtaaagaaacaaacacaTTTGTTAATCAACAGTTATGCAGCATAGCTCTTTAACAGAAATCAACAcaattttattgcaatttcaaaaaaaattaagaaacagaTTATTAGGGAAAGGGGCGTGGAAATTGCCGACATTGCAAAGAAAGTTTTGATGCAACAAAATTGAGACATTTAGGCTAGCTTCCGATTTTAAACAATGTAGAATGGTTAATCATATACTTCactcaaattttaaaacaatcaGACTACGATCATGCTCATAACCAGACTCCAAAAATATTGTAGTTTTAACAGTTGGTATAGATCACCTGCATCAAGCTCTGAAAATGTCAAAATGACGAAGTACACAATTTTTTGTTCATTATTTCAGATAGCTAACCGTcaattacaaatatatatatatatatatatatatatatatattcagaaaACCCTTTTAGTTTCTGAATTACTGAAAACGTTTATAAATGAATGTTAACTCAGATCTGAGGAATGAGACGATTATagttaaaactaaaaacatacaaaagaTCCTCCACCATCCATTATGTATTCGCCTCAAGTTCTTCAGACATTCATTGATTGAATCATTACAAATCCTAGGGATGCATCATTAAATCACCACTATAAGAGTTCAAACACAAGCATTTGATCAATTACCTGAGGAAAAGGAACACACTTGCTTCCAGGTACATGACCACTTCTTATCCCTTTCCGGGGCTCCAATGCAGTTCCATCAAACCTGCAAGACATCAAATCCAAGATTGTTGATGTAAAACCAAACTTTATGGATATGAAGCCAGATAAGATAATAAACCTTCGAAGCCCACacaataattattaaaaaatacccATATCAAAATAGAAATCAATCCAAAATGTCTCCATATAACTGCATAATTTACTTTGTATAAGGgagagaaacagaggaaaaGTAAGGGTGCTCAACCTACTGTTATATTATTTCAATCAAGATTAGGAATTCCAACCAATTATTACATGATGCATCCAGCTGGTGATTCACACAACTATGGGGAAAATAGCAGACCAAGATTTACTCAAGCTTCACATAATTACCCAGGAAACAAAACTTACATGCTGAAGACTGGCTAAAAATGTCAAACTTGAGCACATGAAGCACATGCAATTGCTTTAGTATAAAGAATACCTGGCCTTTGATCGGGCATCTATATGTTCATGAGTTCtttcttcaacattttttCTAACCTGAAAAATACGGTAGGAAATATAAAACCAGGATGAATTGGAAAtagattttgtattttctttaaagCATAGCAAAACAAACACATTTATTTACAGTGCTTGCTTGCAATTGTTGACTCTCACATCAATCACTTGGTTACATTTACATCTTTATGTCCTTCAAGGTCTGGAAAGCAAACGACAGGGAGGGGCTTCTAGGAGCCCAGCCATTGGAACgaaggaaaaccaaaaatgTGGAAAAGCAAGTCTACaactttttaattgttttaggCAATTGGTACGGATGTCCAAACATCCAATCCTTATTACACCCCCAAAGTTAAGGAAGCGAGGATTTGATCAAGAACAAAAATCCATCAACTAAAATATCTGCTTGAAAAAACAGACGTACTTGCCACCAATTTCCGGGATTAATTTGAGACACACACCTTTCGTACTTAGTCAAgataaacaaaccaaacctGATCAATAGTCCAGACAAGATGTGGCTGAAACTTAGTCTGAAATGTAGTTGGCCCAACCTGCAGAATGTTGCATTTCCCAAAATGATCACAACAAGACTTGAAAAGTATCACaggttaaataaaaaaaactggaACATGAGATAAAGTCAATTTAATGGACACGCAACTGCGAGGACCGACACCCCAcctcccaaaaaaagaaaaaaggaaaaataaagttttgaaCTCTAGG of Prunus dulcis chromosome 4, ALMONDv2, whole genome shotgun sequence contains these proteins:
- the LOC117624977 gene encoding patellin-4-like, with product MATGEKSEAPHKENKVTHSEEEEKKPSKDIQDKGSEAKEVKNAAEIDEPKKNEAVFEEVILEEKKKNEGETKVIVVEDKKKEAEIENKNNEVEKGGISESAKVEKSLAMEKVVPHSDEQEKNPSKDVQDRGIETKDGKNAGEAGEPKKDEGVIGKMLVEEKKGTDADTRDVMAEDKRKEGEAAEAVLEEKKNNDQVERGDASSESTIIEKNSSFREKSNFLYDLKEHEKRALVELRSKVENAILGNKLFKGNKDRVVGNEKEKILEKEGGENGRKGEENGVKEAEKEKETSKKVEEIEEKEKTLEKEGGEKEKTNEGKGEENFVKEIEKEKESSKKVEEIEVAKALVEEKLVVKEGKEEDSKENKPSKQEDEEKDRKAEEGQKEKNNVATNQERKVDVIDEDIAIWRVPLLPSKGDSATDVILLKFLTARDFEVNDAFEMLRNTLQWRKDNNVDSILDEDFGDDLGSIERMDGASREGHPVCYSNFKLLGNEEVYNKMLGNEESREMFIRRRVQLMEKAIQKLDFKPGGVSSILLVNDLKDMPGPSKKELRLATKQVVGLLQDNYPEFVARNIFINVPFWYYAYSASTLLLPFLTPRTNSKFVFARPSRVTDNLLKFIAAEELPVHYGGLKRENDPEFSTEDAASEIVVDQSSSESIQLPVPEVGTTLIWEVIVLGWEVNYKEEFFPTDEGSYGIIVQKDRRIGGQQGSLRNSFTNKEPGNVVFTVENGSLIKKKRVCYRYKIKNTSSS
- the LOC117625239 gene encoding transcription factor bHLH52-like: MVPPQSFGSEMTNFFQPNIEAELLAAEELLKYYQLDYNRSILPNNLFLDDHPCHDLYNLVNLENYHLDTTSDDHLLLPHLTTPDMFPQLDFYSHPYPKRQKCFQDFVYPEFTPATFYNAFPPDSCPLPELLPAPGVFATPLLTFNQHLEETVTASNKSKVNDYEIGFTAKKKVEEKCVSAQSIAARERRRKITEKTQELGKLVPGGSKMNTAEMLTAAYNFVKYLRAQVGILEFMGSFQGFYANPLLLYMQELKGAPPAEELQVVAFPIIQEKLYLKNNCLVPEKFVEILAKHFDAQSKPSLSNNLHQLLTSSG